One region of Mucilaginibacter sp. 14171R-50 genomic DNA includes:
- a CDS encoding molybdopterin-dependent oxidoreductase, whose protein sequence is MKNKKPKKPLTIEQKINRRTFVSFGTFALLSGAAYGGWAWLKNSPKEMRTVTAGAKAPLRRALNKTELFFRNFFSNNNLVKTYPKHMAAKVVRHNSDIGSAGQPDLQNWKLVVKKQSGEILHITLDDLKSLPKTEIVFDFKCVEGWDQISYWGGVKFTDFIKHFNLEDQTQLAYVGLATPDKKYYVGLDMPSAMHPQTLLAYEVNARPLPPKHGQPLRLIIPVKYGIKNLKRIGSISFSNQRPPDYWAEQGYDYYSGL, encoded by the coding sequence ATGAAAAATAAGAAACCCAAAAAGCCGCTCACCATCGAGCAGAAAATAAACCGCCGAACCTTTGTTTCGTTCGGTACATTTGCCCTGCTATCCGGAGCTGCATACGGGGGTTGGGCCTGGCTAAAAAATTCGCCTAAAGAAATGCGCACGGTAACCGCCGGAGCAAAGGCCCCGCTGCGCAGAGCGCTTAACAAAACCGAGCTTTTCTTCAGAAACTTTTTCAGCAATAATAACCTGGTTAAAACCTACCCTAAACATATGGCGGCAAAAGTGGTGCGCCATAATAGCGATATAGGGTCGGCCGGGCAGCCCGACCTGCAGAACTGGAAACTGGTTGTAAAAAAACAATCCGGTGAAATACTACATATCACGTTGGATGATCTGAAATCGTTACCCAAGACCGAGATAGTTTTTGATTTTAAATGTGTAGAGGGCTGGGATCAGATATCGTACTGGGGCGGGGTGAAGTTCACAGACTTTATTAAACATTTTAATCTTGAAGATCAAACCCAACTGGCCTATGTTGGCTTAGCTACGCCCGATAAAAAATACTATGTTGGCCTTGACATGCCCAGCGCCATGCACCCCCAAACCCTTCTGGCTTACGAGGTAAACGCCCGGCCGCTGCCACCTAAACACGGGCAGCCATTGCGGTTGATCATCCCTGTAAAATATGGAATAAAAAACCTGAAACGGATTGGCAGCATCAGCTTCAGCAACCAGCGACCGCCCGATTACTGGGCCGAACAGGGGTATGATTATTATTCGGGATTATAA
- the thiL gene encoding thiamine-phosphate kinase — protein MFENEEKTNIESLGEFGLINHLTKNITLTQKSTIKGVGDDAAVLDFQGKKTLISTDMLLEGIHFDLAYTPLKHLGYKAIQVNLSDIYAMNGTASHVTVSIGMSSKFPLEAIEELYEGIYLACGNYNVDIVGGDTSASKQGLVISVTAIGYAEENEVVYRNTAEEGDLICVSGDLGGAYIGLQLLEREKLVYIENPNIQPDLEGKDYIVERQLKPEARKDIIDLLKELKVKPTSMIDVSDGLASEILHICKQSNKGCKLYEEKIPIDPMTYETAREFGLDPTVCALSGGEDYELLFTVKQADYDKIKHKMDFSIIGYITEPNEGCSLITKSGNLHELKAQGWNAFNAPAP, from the coding sequence ATGTTCGAGAACGAAGAAAAAACCAATATAGAAAGCTTAGGTGAGTTTGGATTGATAAATCACCTTACGAAAAATATAACGCTTACCCAAAAGAGCACTATAAAAGGTGTGGGCGATGATGCCGCGGTGCTTGATTTTCAAGGTAAGAAAACACTCATATCAACCGATATGCTTTTGGAGGGTATCCATTTCGATCTGGCCTATACGCCGCTTAAACATTTAGGTTATAAAGCCATACAGGTTAATCTGAGCGATATTTATGCCATGAATGGTACAGCCAGTCATGTAACGGTTTCTATTGGTATGAGTAGTAAGTTTCCTTTAGAGGCGATAGAAGAACTATACGAAGGTATTTACCTCGCCTGTGGAAATTATAATGTGGATATTGTGGGCGGCGACACTTCGGCATCTAAACAAGGTTTGGTCATTAGTGTTACCGCTATTGGTTATGCTGAAGAAAACGAGGTTGTTTACCGTAATACTGCCGAGGAAGGTGACCTGATATGTGTATCTGGCGATTTGGGTGGTGCTTACATTGGTTTACAATTGTTAGAGCGTGAGAAACTGGTATATATAGAAAATCCAAATATCCAGCCTGACCTGGAAGGAAAGGACTATATAGTAGAACGCCAGTTAAAACCCGAAGCGCGTAAAGACATCATTGATCTGCTGAAAGAATTGAAGGTTAAACCTACATCTATGATAGATGTATCCGACGGTTTGGCATCAGAGATATTGCATATTTGCAAACAGAGTAATAAGGGTTGTAAACTTTACGAAGAAAAGATCCCTATCGACCCGATGACCTATGAAACCGCCCGGGAATTTGGGCTTGACCCAACCGTATGTGCGCTAAGCGGAGGGGAAGATTACGAGTTACTTTTCACGGTAAAACAAGCCGATTATGATAAAATAAAGCATAAAATGGACTTCTCTATTATCGGCTACATAACCGAGCCAAATGAAGGGTGCAGTTTGATAACAAAATCCGGCAACCTGCATGAGTTGAAGGCCCAGGGTTGGAATGCGTTTAACGCGCCTGCCCCCTGA
- a CDS encoding cytochrome b/b6 domain-containing protein, which yields MKAIKEKHSLAMRWCHWVNFPILTVMIWSGMLIYWASDTYSITLFGHTYIKFFPNWFYTTFNIPRRLAEGMAFHFLFMWFFTINGALYVLYTLSSGEWRQLVPKRNSFKEAWQVILHDLHIRKIAPPQNKYNAAQRISYTAIIIMGFGSLITGLAIYKPVQFNTLTWLCGGYHAARIEHFVLTIGYVLFFLVHIIQVILAGWGNFQSVITGFEVINQKPKHINTPAADEK from the coding sequence ATGAAAGCGATAAAAGAGAAACACTCATTAGCCATGCGGTGGTGCCACTGGGTAAACTTCCCCATACTTACCGTTATGATATGGAGCGGAATGCTTATTTACTGGGCCAGCGACACTTACTCCATTACGCTTTTTGGACATACCTATATCAAGTTTTTCCCAAACTGGTTTTACACTACTTTTAATATACCACGTCGCCTGGCCGAGGGTATGGCTTTCCACTTTTTATTTATGTGGTTCTTTACCATCAACGGCGCATTATATGTATTGTACACGCTCTCTTCGGGCGAATGGCGCCAGCTGGTGCCCAAACGCAATTCGTTTAAAGAAGCCTGGCAGGTGATACTGCACGATCTGCATATCCGTAAGATTGCGCCGCCGCAAAATAAGTACAATGCCGCGCAGCGCATTTCGTACACTGCTATTATTATAATGGGCTTTGGCTCGCTAATAACCGGGCTGGCAATTTATAAGCCCGTGCAATTTAATACGCTTACCTGGCTTTGCGGCGGTTACCATGCCGCGCGCATTGAACATTTTGTTTTAACCATTGGCTATGTGTTGTTCTTTTTAGTACACATTATACAGGTAATACTTGCCGGTTGGGGAAACTTTCAATCAGTGATCACCGGCTTCGAAGTGATTAACCAAAAACCGAAGCATATAAACACACCCGCGGCCGATGAAAAATAA
- the nadB gene encoding L-aspartate oxidase, with product MTRTVDFLVVGSGIAGLSFALKAAKHGKVLIVTKANEDESNTKYAQGGVAVVVDKKEDSFEKHINDTLIAGDGLCDKEVVEAVVKEGPERIREIIDYGTNFDKTNEGIYDLAKEGGHSEFRVLHYKDITGFEIERSLLEEIHREPNIEILTHYFAVDLITQHHLGEFVDKSSNNIKCYGIYAFNTEDNQVEKIESKITVMASGGAGHIYSVTTNPVIATGDGVAMVYRAKGKVRNMEFIQFHPTALYNPGEYPSFLISEAVRGFGGILRRTNGEEFMQEYDPRKSLAPRDIVARAIDAEIKKSGEDFVYLDVRHKKKKDILAHFPNIYAKCLDIGIDMTRDMIPVAPACHYMCGGIMVNHQGRSSINRLYACGECSSTGLHGANRLASNSLLEALVFAHRIYKDAIIGFNELEIPGNIPDWDEHGVKLLNEDILVTHNIREMQKLMNDYVGIVRSDFRLERAMRRLRLLYEETEDFYKKTKLSVKLCELRNLIQVSYLVVKSAMARHESRGLHYTTDYPEHQEVLEDTVF from the coding sequence ATGACCAGAACTGTTGATTTCCTTGTTGTAGGATCGGGTATTGCCGGATTAAGTTTTGCACTAAAGGCTGCGAAGCATGGTAAGGTACTGATAGTTACAAAAGCTAACGAAGATGAAAGTAACACTAAGTATGCCCAGGGCGGTGTAGCTGTGGTTGTTGATAAAAAAGAAGATTCTTTTGAAAAACATATAAATGATACGCTTATAGCCGGCGATGGGCTGTGTGATAAGGAAGTTGTAGAGGCTGTGGTTAAAGAAGGACCGGAGCGTATTCGTGAAATAATTGACTACGGAACAAACTTTGATAAAACCAACGAAGGTATTTACGACCTGGCAAAAGAAGGAGGGCACAGCGAATTCAGGGTACTGCATTACAAGGATATTACCGGGTTTGAGATAGAACGTTCTTTATTAGAAGAGATACATCGCGAACCAAATATTGAAATACTAACCCATTATTTCGCAGTCGACCTGATCACACAGCATCACCTTGGGGAGTTTGTTGATAAATCATCAAATAATATAAAGTGTTATGGTATTTATGCCTTTAACACCGAAGATAACCAGGTAGAAAAGATAGAATCAAAAATTACGGTTATGGCATCGGGCGGTGCCGGGCATATTTATTCGGTAACTACCAACCCCGTTATTGCCACCGGTGATGGTGTAGCTATGGTATATCGTGCTAAAGGTAAAGTGCGTAATATGGAGTTTATCCAGTTTCATCCAACTGCGTTATATAACCCCGGAGAGTACCCGTCTTTTTTAATATCAGAAGCCGTACGCGGATTCGGCGGTATATTACGACGTACCAATGGAGAGGAGTTTATGCAGGAATATGATCCGCGTAAATCATTGGCGCCGCGGGATATTGTTGCACGCGCTATTGATGCAGAGATAAAGAAATCGGGCGAGGATTTCGTTTACCTGGATGTCCGCCACAAAAAGAAGAAAGATATTTTAGCGCATTTCCCCAATATATACGCTAAGTGTTTGGATATAGGTATTGATATGACCCGCGACATGATACCTGTAGCGCCTGCCTGCCACTATATGTGTGGGGGGATAATGGTTAATCACCAGGGGCGCTCGTCTATTAACCGCCTGTATGCCTGCGGCGAATGCTCGTCAACAGGTTTGCATGGGGCTAACCGTTTGGCTTCTAATTCCTTATTAGAAGCGTTGGTGTTCGCTCATCGTATTTATAAGGATGCTATCATCGGCTTTAACGAACTGGAGATACCAGGCAATATACCCGACTGGGATGAACACGGCGTAAAATTGTTGAACGAAGATATTTTGGTTACCCACAATATCCGCGAGATGCAAAAGCTGATGAATGACTATGTGGGGATCGTTCGTTCTGATTTCCGTTTGGAAAGGGCAATGCGCCGTTTGCGGTTATTATATGAAGAAACTGAAGATTTTTATAAAAAAACAAAGCTTTCTGTAAAACTTTGCGAGTTACGGAACTTAATTCAGGTGAGCTACCTTGTCGTGAAATCGGCCATGGCCAGGCACGAAAGCCGGGGGCTGCATTATACAACCGATTACCCCGAGCATCAGGAAGTTTTGGAGGATACGGTTTTTTAA
- a CDS encoding pentapeptide repeat-containing protein produces the protein MFDQLHYDDITFDKTILNDAFINRKEFQSCTFRNCDFSNSNFAHNKFLDCVFEECNLSMIKFDASTLNDVFFKGCKILAVNFSLCQDFLFSVNFDACILDYASFAGKKMVKTRFKKSSLKEVSFTETNLSGSVFDESDLLDAVFNRTDLSAVNFTTAYNFILDPELNVLKKAMFSTSGLEGLLTKYGIKVV, from the coding sequence ATGTTCGACCAGCTACATTACGACGATATAACCTTTGATAAAACTATCTTAAACGACGCCTTTATAAACCGCAAAGAGTTTCAAAGCTGTACGTTTCGCAATTGCGATTTCAGCAACAGCAACTTCGCTCATAATAAATTTCTTGATTGTGTATTTGAAGAGTGCAATCTGTCGATGATCAAGTTTGATGCATCCACCCTTAATGATGTTTTTTTTAAAGGCTGCAAAATTTTGGCTGTAAATTTCAGCCTTTGCCAAGATTTTTTATTTAGTGTAAACTTCGACGCGTGCATACTGGATTATGCTTCCTTTGCAGGTAAAAAGATGGTGAAAACACGTTTCAAAAAGTCATCGTTAAAAGAGGTAAGCTTTACCGAGACTAATTTAAGCGGGTCAGTATTTGATGAAAGCGACCTTCTGGACGCCGTATTTAATCGCACCGACCTTTCGGCCGTGAATTTTACTACTGCCTACAATTTCATCCTCGACCCGGAATTGAATGTGCTTAAAAAAGCAATGTTTTCAACATCGGGCTTAGAGGGCTTGCTAACTAAGTATGGAATAAAGGTTGTTTAA
- a CDS encoding thioredoxin family protein → MKPTKIYAVILCLAIAVLVLAFVNKNTDKPDIISNSQGFAVVELFTSEGCSSCPPADELLAKIRKESAGKPVYLLAYHVDYWNRLGWKDVFSKAEYSRRQSAYAKWLNLRGVYTPQAVVNGKIEFVGSAQGSLRNAIQAGLLTDAKTHVTLSGVSVNGYSATLRYKTAGVIDDGLLQVALVQNQVQTTVKSGENGGRVLSHVQIVNNFKSIRLGKKPEGTIVMELPANFVPGGYELIVFTQNAKTGEITAATRAPFPGTAMANN, encoded by the coding sequence ATGAAACCCACCAAAATATATGCGGTTATCTTATGCCTTGCCATTGCAGTGCTTGTATTGGCTTTCGTAAATAAGAATACGGATAAACCGGATATCATCAGCAACAGCCAGGGGTTTGCGGTAGTCGAGCTATTCACCTCTGAAGGTTGCTCAAGCTGCCCACCGGCCGACGAATTGCTTGCTAAGATACGTAAGGAGAGCGCCGGTAAACCGGTTTACCTTTTAGCTTACCATGTTGATTATTGGAATCGTTTGGGCTGGAAAGACGTGTTCAGCAAGGCTGAATACAGCCGGAGACAAAGCGCTTATGCAAAATGGCTGAACTTACGCGGCGTGTACACCCCCCAAGCCGTTGTTAACGGAAAAATCGAATTTGTGGGATCGGCGCAAGGCTCGTTGCGAAATGCTATACAGGCCGGTCTTTTAACAGATGCAAAAACCCACGTAACTTTAAGCGGCGTATCTGTTAATGGTTATAGCGCCACCCTGCGATACAAAACAGCAGGAGTAATTGATGATGGCTTGCTGCAAGTGGCGCTTGTTCAAAATCAAGTGCAAACTACTGTAAAAAGCGGCGAAAACGGCGGGCGTGTTTTATCGCACGTGCAAATAGTAAATAATTTTAAGAGCATCCGGTTAGGTAAAAAACCCGAGGGCACAATAGTGATGGAGCTTCCGGCTAATTTTGTGCCCGGTGGATATGAACTGATAGTTTTTACACAAAACGCTAAGACGGGAGAAATAACAGCCGCTACCCGCGCGCCGTTCCCGGGCACCGCTATGGCAAATAATTGA
- the nadA gene encoding quinolinate synthase NadA, whose product MDIFEEIKAKGFADEYIDPSLDLFAEIERLKKEKNAVILAHYYQEGDIQDVADYIGDSLGLSQQAAKTDASIIVFAGVHFMAETAKILSPNKKVLLPDLKAGCSLADSCPPHLFKKFKENYPDHLVITYVNCTAELKALSDIVCTSSNAVQIVESLPPEQKIIFGPDRNLGAWVAKKTGRELVLWNGACMVHEIFSREKITKLKERYPNAKILAHPECEEVILQLADYIGSTTGILKYATQSSENEFIVATESGILHQMQKDNPDKTFIPAPPNNSCACNDCPHMKRNTLEKLYLCLKNETPEIEVPAHIIEKAVKPIERMLEISARLGL is encoded by the coding sequence ATGGATATCTTCGAAGAAATAAAAGCGAAAGGTTTTGCTGACGAATATATTGATCCGTCGCTTGATCTGTTTGCCGAAATAGAAAGACTTAAAAAGGAAAAGAATGCTGTTATACTGGCCCATTATTACCAGGAAGGAGATATACAAGATGTTGCCGATTATATTGGCGATAGCCTGGGCCTATCTCAGCAGGCAGCAAAAACAGATGCCAGCATTATTGTGTTTGCCGGCGTGCACTTCATGGCCGAAACAGCAAAAATATTATCGCCCAACAAAAAAGTTCTTTTACCGGATCTGAAAGCCGGCTGCTCGTTGGCCGACAGCTGTCCACCGCATTTGTTTAAAAAATTTAAGGAGAATTATCCTGACCATTTGGTGATCACCTATGTAAATTGTACGGCAGAGTTGAAAGCTTTAAGCGATATTGTTTGCACATCGAGCAATGCGGTACAGATAGTAGAGAGCCTGCCGCCAGAGCAAAAGATAATATTTGGGCCGGACAGGAACTTAGGTGCATGGGTAGCAAAAAAAACCGGTCGGGAACTGGTACTTTGGAACGGTGCCTGTATGGTACACGAAATATTCAGCCGCGAAAAGATAACTAAGCTAAAGGAACGTTACCCCAACGCAAAAATACTGGCACACCCTGAATGCGAGGAAGTTATATTACAACTGGCCGATTACATAGGATCTACCACCGGTATTTTAAAATATGCTACACAAAGTAGCGAAAATGAGTTTATTGTAGCAACTGAGTCAGGTATATTACACCAGATGCAAAAGGATAACCCGGATAAAACATTTATTCCGGCGCCGCCCAATAATTCATGTGCCTGCAACGATTGCCCGCACATGAAGCGCAATACGCTTGAAAAACTGTACCTGTGTTTAAAAAATGAAACGCCCGAAATAGAAGTGCCTGCCCACATCATTGAAAAGGCGGTAAAACCTATTGAGCGCATGCTGGAGATATCGGCAAGATTGGGGTTGTAG
- a CDS encoding alpha/beta hydrolase, giving the protein MKPALKTKSKIVLTLLVILLLVSLLTVFGAPAYYLWLLAVLVTGFPLLFIGVTCILLVSLFWIKKYRVISAIIGVLALIFFCSPVMRAYLVSKVIKTEFNAAFGLGSTHLTGDKSQPAFSFSGLFTTYGIKPGDYKTFAYGGGSTQTLDFYPSRVAGKRPCIIIVHGGSWSSGDSKQLPELNSLLAHAGYNVASINYRLAPKFQAPLAITDVEQAFIYLRKNAGTLSIDTNNFVLLGRSAGAQIALLSAYKYPQNGLKGVIDFYGPADMVWGYSAPASKLIMDSRAVMERYLGGTYKTVPDKYFANSPIEFVNRQSVPTLIIHGDNDVLVSPVHSQKLNKKLRDNGIKHYYLNLPWATHGFDYNINGPGGQLSTYLVERFISTVCK; this is encoded by the coding sequence ATGAAGCCTGCACTGAAAACCAAAAGCAAAATAGTGCTTACGCTGCTGGTTATATTGTTGCTGGTATCGTTACTTACCGTGTTTGGGGCACCTGCCTATTATTTGTGGTTACTTGCCGTATTGGTAACCGGGTTTCCGTTACTTTTCATAGGCGTTACATGCATTTTATTAGTCAGCCTGTTCTGGATAAAAAAATACCGTGTTATTTCAGCAATTATAGGTGTATTGGCCTTAATATTTTTTTGCTCGCCGGTTATGCGTGCTTACTTGGTTTCTAAGGTTATAAAAACGGAGTTTAACGCTGCTTTTGGGTTAGGCAGTACCCATTTAACTGGGGATAAGAGCCAGCCGGCATTCAGCTTTTCCGGGCTATTTACAACGTACGGCATAAAACCGGGTGATTACAAGACATTTGCTTACGGCGGCGGGTCTACCCAAACACTTGATTTTTACCCTTCCCGCGTTGCAGGTAAAAGGCCCTGTATTATTATAGTACATGGCGGATCGTGGAGCAGCGGCGATAGTAAGCAACTGCCCGAATTAAACAGTTTACTTGCACATGCGGGTTACAATGTAGCCTCAATCAATTATCGCCTGGCGCCAAAATTTCAGGCGCCCTTAGCTATTACTGATGTTGAACAGGCGTTTATTTACCTGCGTAAAAATGCCGGCACGCTGAGCATAGATACCAATAACTTTGTGTTATTGGGCCGCTCGGCGGGAGCACAAATAGCACTGCTATCGGCATATAAGTACCCTCAAAACGGATTAAAAGGTGTGATAGATTTTTATGGCCCGGCCGATATGGTTTGGGGGTACTCGGCGCCGGCCAGTAAACTGATCATGGATTCGCGCGCGGTTATGGAGCGCTACCTGGGGGGCACTTATAAGACCGTTCCGGATAAATATTTTGCCAACTCGCCTATCGAGTTCGTAAACAGGCAATCTGTGCCTACCTTAATTATTCATGGAGATAACGATGTACTGGTATCGCCCGTTCATAGCCAAAAACTCAATAAAAAATTAAGGGATAATGGTATTAAACATTATTATCTTAACCTGCCCTGGGCAACACATGGCTTTGATTATAATATCAACGGCCCGGGCGGGCAACTGTCAACCTACCTGGTTGAGCGGTTTATAAGCACTGTTTGTAAGTAA